Part of the Phoenix dactylifera cultivar Barhee BC4 unplaced genomic scaffold, palm_55x_up_171113_PBpolish2nd_filt_p 000153F, whole genome shotgun sequence genome is shown below.
TCGATCACCAGCAATTATTCATACACTGCAAACTAGCTGATAATTGAGCAAGACAAGGACTGAGAAATTGTACCTCTCCAGTTCAAACATCACAGGTTAAAAGAGGATACGGACTCCTCTCGTGACACCTACTGAAGAGATTTATAGTTCATTGGGAATGCCCTGGTACAACACAGCTGTGATTAAGAACGGTACTACATGGACAGGTCTTCAGCTGTGAATCTGTGATTCAAGAGtttggctcttttttttttttttttttttttgctaaaaaaaggagcaggggggaggaagggacaagcccaaccccgcgtagcagcccccactgggccccccaccccgccaggagaatgttcgatgcgggcaaaccgggtcgtgtgttgggcacgccgacctattttacttataccctccccacccgtgagcCGGCTTGGTTATCCGACCCGaccctccgtgtgagtacgtcacacctggcaccacccaggctatcagccgaccagtagcacttccagaccccgtgtccaggcGTGGAGCATTCGGTCCCCAAATTTAATCGatgcccgcgcgtttcgaacctgtaACCATTTGGTTGGAAGTAAACGCTCCGTTCCAACTGAGCTACCATCTTGGTGGCAAGAGTTTGGCTCTTCTCCTGTGCCAGCTTGAGCTTGTATGAGCTCAATCACCACCGTGCACTGGCGAATTCTACGCGACATGATGCGGCATCAAACGGGACAAAGCTCGCACAAACTTCTAACCATTAGGGTGACCCCAACGGTCCTTTCTTCATAATATTATATCAcgacaaaagaagaaaaggaaatggcAACGTCACGCATACCAGAACCACGTGAACCCTCCACCTCTCCCACCCATGAAGCAAAAAAAATACCATCTCatcattataatattatttcgcCAATCACCCAATATTCTactccatatttttttaaattcattTTACTAAAATATTAAAAGGATTCTTTATTTGAGATAAAAAGAGATCAAGctttctcactctctctctctttcctcctcACCTTCCCGTCCTTTTTCGTCTCTCTTCCTTTGCAACCCGGAAAAAGGCTTTTGTACATCATCACAGAGCACCCCATCCCAAAAGCTACATACATTTCCAATTTTACAAAAATTTTAAAGACCTCCCCCTACCTTCTTCTTCCAATACTATTATTATTGtcttcctcctccgccgccatcCTTCGTTTAGGGCCAGTGCTCGGGGTAGTACCAATTGAGAGTGGCTGCATGGTCATCTGAGAAGAAACTAGAGCATGGCTCCTCGCCACCGAGAAATCCGCCGTCTTCCATCTTTAGCAGCTGGTGTTGAAAGAAGAATCCGCCCTTTGGTTGCCTCGAGTCGGAATTCAGCAATGATGGCGGCGAGCACGGGAAGGATGGGGAGTTCTCGAATCCGAGCGAGGACATCCCGCGATCATGCGGGCTATTCTCGTCGTTCAGGACGTCGTTGAGGACTGCGCTCGAGTCGCTGTCCGACGACCCGTCCTTGCACACCGGCGCCGGTGGCTCCTCCGAGGCCTTGTTCTCGGATTCCGACACCACCGGCTCCTCTTTGACCGAGGACAGGCTCAGACTTTCGTCCTCTCCTAACTTCTCCTTCAGCACCTTGATCTGCATGCAATTCATGGTCACccaaaaatttcagaattttgtccttttcaattCGGCGTACCTGTTTGCACAACAAGATTTTCGCTACTGACCTCAACGAGGAGGGCCTCCTTGTCGCGATGGAGGGCGTCGAAGTCGGCGCGGAGGGCATCGTAGCTGGCCTTGAGGGCCGCGTAGTCGCGCTCCAGCTGCTTGGTCTTCCACCGGGCCCGCCGGTTTTGGAACCAGACGGCGACTTGCCGGGGCTGGAGGCCGAGCTCCTGGGCCAGCCTCACCTTTCTCTCCGGCTCCAATTTGTTCTCCAACTCGAAATTCTTCTCCAAAGCCCTCACTTGATCCACGCTCAGGCGGCGCTTCttctcgccgccgccgccgccgccgccctgcATGCCGGAGCACAGATCCTCGTCGCCGCACTCCTCCTCGTCCAGCCCGTCCATCATGGGCTGGAATCCCCTTCCATACATCccccccttctcttctcctaGATCGTTCCAAAACATCCAAACAATCTTTTAAATCTAAATTTTAAATTGTTTCATATAACTTCGAACTTGAGCAAAAGATGCAAGCAACAAATCGTAATGTACCGGTCGGGCGGATGGGCATAAGAGAGTCTGAGCTGCTGAGCCGCTTCATGGCTGTTGACGTGGTCGACGGTCAACGCACTTAATACCAACACTAGATCTGGGATCTGGCTGTGCAAGAGGTTGTCTGATGGAATAATAGAGATGGTGCGAGAATTGAAAGGTTTCACACACACTTCCTCTCTTCTGGAGATGTGTTGTTGCTTGTGTTTTCGGAGGAGGCGGGGAGGAGAGATTCGACACAGCGGCCAGGGGAGCAGCTGCGTGTGGGTGAGTGAGAGACTGCAAGAGATGGAGGAGTAGGAGTCGGAGTGTCCTTCTTCCCCATCTCCTCTCCTTCAGAGCCCATCACCTTAGACGCATCCCACCGAGTGAATCCCCACAAGTCCTCGTAGCCCAAGAAGAATAGtagggaggaggggagggagggagggggcggAGAACTGAGAGCTCGGGGGGTGGGGGATTCCCGgagaatataaataaaaagcTCATGGGTTGGGGTTGGGTTGAGAGGCAACCCCGGT
Proteins encoded:
- the LOC103718729 gene encoding homeobox-leucine zipper protein HOX20-like, which translates into the protein MKRLSSSDSLMPIRPTGEEKGGMYGRGFQPMMDGLDEEECGDEDLCSGMQGGGGGGGEKKRRLSVDQVRALEKNFELENKLEPERKVRLAQELGLQPRQVAVWFQNRRARWKTKQLERDYAALKASYDALRADFDALHRDKEALLVEIKVLKEKLGEDESLSLSSVKEEPVVSESENKASEEPPAPVCKDGSSDSDSSAVLNDVLNDENSPHDRGMSSLGFENSPSFPCSPPSLLNSDSRQPKGGFFFQHQLLKMEDGGFLGGEEPCSSFFSDDHAATLNWYYPEHWP